One segment of Triticum aestivum cultivar Chinese Spring chromosome 2A, IWGSC CS RefSeq v2.1, whole genome shotgun sequence DNA contains the following:
- the LOC123187571 gene encoding xylose isomerase, with protein sequence MRKGAELLVLLVASSLCLSAAIAAQETCPADIDAKCGDAASDDWEGEFFPGITKIRYEGPTSKKPLSYKWYNAEEVILGKKMKDWLRFSVAFWHTFRGTGGDPFGAATKNWPWEDGTNSLAMAKRRMKAHFEFMEKLGVERWCFHDRDIAPDGKTLAETNANLDEIVQLAKQLQSETNIKPLWGTAQLFMHPRYMHGAATSPEVKVYAYAAAQVKKALEVTHYLGGENYVFWGGREGYQTLLNTDMKRELEHLANFLQAAVNHKKKIGFNGTLLIEPKPQEPTKHQYDWDVATTFSFLQKFGLTGEFKINVECNHATLSGHSCHHELETARINDILGNIDANTGDPQVGWDTDEFLTDISEATLIMSSVVKNDGLAPGGFNFDAKLRRESTDVEDLFIAHISGMDTMARGLRNVAKLIEDGSLDELVRKRYQSFDTEIGAMIEAGKGDFETLEKKVLEWGEPTVPSGKQELAEMLFQSAL encoded by the exons ATGAGGAAGGGCGCGGAGCTCTTGGTCCTGCTGGTCGCGTCGTCCCTCTGCCTGTCCGCTGCG ATTGCCGCGCAGGAAACCTGCCCGGCCGACATCGACGCCAAGTGCGGCGATGCCGCTTCTGATGACTGGGAGGGCGAGTTCTTCCCCGGCATTACCAAGATCAGATATGAG GGTCCTACCAGCAAGAAGCCGCTTTCTTACAAGTGGTATAACGCGGAGGAAGTGATCCTTGGAAAGAAAATGAAA GATTGGTTGCGGTTCAGCGTGGCGTTCTGGCATACATTCCGGGGTACTGGAGGAGACCCTTTTGGTGCAGCCACAAAGAACTGGCCTTGGGAGGATGGCACCAATTCCTTGGCCATGGCTAAGAGAAGAA TGAAAGCTCACTTCGAGTTCATGGAGAAGCTTGGAGTTGAGAGGTGGTGCTTCCATGACAGGGACATCGCCCCTGATGGCAAGACACTCGCG GAAACAAATGCTAACTTGGATGAGATAGTTCAGCTGGCAAAGCAACTCCAG AGTGAGACCAATATAAAGCCATTGTGGGGGACTGCACAGCTTTTCATGCATCCACGTTACATGCACGGAGCTGCTACTAG CCCAGAGGTCAAGGTGTATGCTTatgctgctgctcaagtgaagaaagcTTTGGAG GTTACTCACTACCTAGGCGGTGAGAACTATGTATTCTGGGGTGGAAGAGAGGGTTACCAAACTCTTCTCAATACAGATATGAAGAGAGAACTTGAACATTTG GCTAACTTTCTTCAAGCTGCTGTTAACCACAAGAAGAAGATTGGCTTTAACG GAACATTGTTGATAgagcctaaaccacaagaaccaaCAAAGCATCA GTATGACTGGGATGTTGCAACTACATTCTCTTTCCTACAGAAGTTTGGTCTTACAG GAGAATTCAAGATAAATGTCGAGTGCAACCATGCTACTCTCTCTGGGCATAG CTGCCATCATGAGCTTGAGACTGCACGCATTAATGATATTCTTGGAAACATTGATGCAAACACTGGTGATCCACAAGTTG GTTGGGACACGGATGAGTTCCTTACAGACATTTCAGAAGCTACCTTGATTATGTCAAGTGTAGTTAAGAAC GATGGACTTGCACCTGGTGGCTTCAACTTCGACGCCAAATT GCGGAGGGAGAGTACTGATGTTGAGGACCTGTTTATTGCCCATATCTCTGGGATGGACACCATGGCCCGTGGCCTCCGCAATGTTGCCAAGCTGATTGAG GATGGTTCCCTGGACGAGCTTGTCCGCAAGCGCTACCAGAGCTTTGACACTGAGATTGGCGCCATGATCGAG GCTGGAAAGGGAGACTTTGAAACGCTAGAAAAGAAGGTCTTGGAGTGGGGCGAGCCAACCGTTCCATCCGGCAAACAG GAACTGGCTGAGATGCTGTTCCAATCCGCTCTGTAG